The genomic window CCGAACCAACACTTGGCTTAGCATTAGTGTTGACAAAGCTTAGTCGCTAAACAAACAAGCTTGAAATGTAGTGAtcgaaaacaaatttccaattgGACCAACAACTAGTTACTGCATTAATTTAACATGAGCAGCAGGTTGCATGGATCGGATGGTTCATTTTGTGCAGGGCTCGTCGGGGCCGGCGGGGCCGTGGACGACGCAGCCCTGGCCGTCGGACGGCCCGCACACGCAGTTGCAGCCGGGGAACTGCTGGCCCGGATAGTTGGCGCACGTCACGTACGATCCTTTCACGCACAAGAAACCGCATTCGTCCACGTCGGGCACCCCCAGTATCAGAAATCCCAATCATTTAAATATAAGTTACACAAAGAAGGGAAAACCTTAGATGATCATTTGTAAATGATAACCTTCTGTCTGCTATTACTAATGAAAACAACGAAAAAGAAGAAGTCATGTGGAATAATCGTACCGGAGAAGAGGGCGACGACGACTGTGAGCGACAAGTTGACGGAGGCCATGCTTGCAGTTTGCAGCTACGTGCAGTACGATCACTATGTGTCAGTCTGCACTAGTACGACGAAGCACTGCACTTATCTCTCATCTCCAAGACGTTATTAAGCTTTTATATATACAACCAGCTGAGAGGGCTTAACCTCCGTCACAACAAGATTATTCCCAGATAGCAGAGCAGGTGTATATGCTTTGTTACCGTTTTGGTCCCAATGTTCACGTCGTCGACGGCTCCTATGCAGGCTTATCTTCCGTCCGAGGAACGCTGAAGCCAGCACGCGCCAAGCTCGTACGGGAAAACCCAGGAGAGCAAAAGGCCTAGCCAGGTGTAGTAGCAACCTCGAACGCCAGCTGAGGAGAATGTGCTCTGTTCTGGACTAGGCCAGCAACAATAAGACCGAGCCATCAAGAGGAATTTCCAGACAGCACCAAAAATTTCAGGACAGCAATAATGGTTCAGTCAGAAATTCTGAAGCACAGCTTACATGGAACTCACATACAGGTTCCAGTCAAAAGTCACAAGGACAATAGGTATAGTCACGAGATTTAGCTCAAATAGTTCTGGCGCTAATTTAGTTTATAAACAACGACGGCTTCAAGCGTACAAGTCTCCGACACTGATGCTACTTTCCTACTCCTGGCTCTGCTCTTGATTCTGTGTAGCCTGCTGTGGAAATGGCGGCCTCTGCTGCTGCGTCGAAGGGCCTCTTTGCATTGTCTCCCTCCGCTCCACTTGGACAACCTCACGGCGTCTGTCGTAGCGAGGACGAGGCTTACTCCTTACCTGCTGTCTCTCATTGAATCGGAACTGAGGTCTGTGTATGACTTTGCCATCTACGAACAGATCGCCTGCCAAGTGGTACACATAATCTTAGTGCAAGCAAATAACAACCCATACGATATGGGACTACGAGACAGGACTGACACCTCACTTAGATGAGTATTGAGCAAGAAAGTAAAAGCATAGAGAATTATGGTCTGGCGGGATCCAGACTGGCCAGTGAAATTTCACTGAAGTAACAAACAACAATTACCTACCTCCGTAGTCCTTGTTAGGAACATCCAGATATGAATCAGGTAAAACCCAAAGGACTCCCGGCAATCCTTCAAGAAGTGAAGGCAGCATTATAAATAAAATTCAGTTAAAATTTCATGGTGCAAAAGAACCTTAGCTAAAACATTAGACCAATGGAAATTCCACCTTTAACTTTGTACGATAACTCCTCTGAAATCAATGCACCAAACCCTGTGTATGTTGAAGTGCACACTGAGTAGATTTTCTTCTTTGCTTCCTCCTCACTGCATGACAGAATCACAATCAAAATTTCAATTCTCAGATGACAAGATTAGGGGTTAAACATATACATCTTCTGGGTACATGTGTGTTTACAAGCTTTGGTTTGTTATATCAGAGCATGGTAGTATGTTGACAAGAATTGTACATAAACTACGAAGAAAGAGTGAGTCAGAATATACTCTTGCAACCATATTAAATACCACTTACTGCCATGCAAATGACAACTAATCATAATTTAATAAAGAAGAATTCACATAAAAAAGAACGCATATTCGACAGCCTATATGCCAGAAAGTCCCCAAAGCTGGGCTCCGACAACCCGGCACATCACCAAAAAGAACTGGACCTCCAGAACCTAGTGGGTTTTTGGCTGTGCTGCGGCCGCCAGGTGGCAAATCAGCTGCAATCAGGCAGCAAAACAGGGCCATAAGAGAAATAATTTACAATTGCACACTCTATTCAATTAGGAATTAGGATGCATCTTAAGGTGTATGGGTAAGTCAAGATCACAACGTGATCCATTCTTGAGTAATTACAATAAAGTCATGCAAAAGACCAGAGGTGATAACAGATCAAGTATGAATCAGACAATTCAGATACAGTTCCGGGATAAAACGTGATAATTTAAATTCACTGCATCTTAAATAACTCAGATGTCAATGCCAGGTAAATCGATAATATGGAATTTTTACTGAATTTCTATTAATAGAAGCCAACatagaaaatgatcctcattataCTCTTTGTGCCATTCAACGTGTTCAAGAACTCATAGCCAAGTGAAGATGGAACCTGCCTTGACAATGGTCTATAGTCTACTATGTCGAACAGTGCAATCAAATGTCTAGGGCCATCCCTTTCAGTCAAATGTGCATAAGCCGGCATGCCTAGGGCCATCCAGTGCAGTCAAATGCACATGAGCTGGCATATGGCCTAGGGCCATCCATTTCAGTCAAATGCGCATATAAGGCACCATTCCTAGGGGCATCCTGTGCAGACAAATGCACATGAGCCCGCACGCCTGGGCCCCAATGTGACATGTAGGCATGCAGGTAAGGGCACGAAGCTACAAAGTTGACGAGGCGGTGTGCCTAGCCCAAAAGGCGAGTCAAATGCTTTTAACAGCAAGGCACAAGGTGTTCCTGTAAGGTTGCAGGCACGAACCTCACATCATGAGAGTATAtaggatggagaaaccgagaagAAACTAACCAATAAGCTGAGTCCCTACCAATGTAAACGAACTACTAGAACATTCAATTAGTACTAGCACGTTCAATTGTACTGGGTTTTTTACCGGCCTAATGTGTTGGGGTTTTAC from Miscanthus floridulus cultivar M001 chromosome 11, ASM1932011v1, whole genome shotgun sequence includes these protein-coding regions:
- the LOC136493670 gene encoding multiple organellar RNA editing factor 3, mitochondrial-like — protein: MAAASATRRGLSALLLSSSRALPRRLGPLAAAAASAHIAPWPWALLASRRARTASSGGSGYSPLNDPSPNWSNRPPKETILLDGCDYEHWLIVMEFPNDPKPSEEEMVAAYVKTLAAVLGSEEEAKKKIYSVCTSTYTGFGALISEELSYKVKGLPGVLWVLPDSYLDVPNKDYGGDLFVDGKVIHRPQFRFNERQQVRSKPRPRYDRRREVVQVERRETMQRGPSTQQQRPPFPQQATQNQEQSQE